In one window of Gemmatimonadota bacterium DNA:
- a CDS encoding RHS repeat-associated core domain-containing protein: MRVAQGATLIARYAYDVLGRRIAKRVYAAATGGTVGFTRFVYHGGQVAFETDSAGSTIGTRYVWGPGTDNLVAFRTTAAATDHYYVATDKLGSVHQIIKRDGTWVRTYGYTPYGSVAANAGSGVTLRYRWTGREWDAETGWYFHRARYYDPGQRRFVQEDPAGVAGG; the protein is encoded by the coding sequence GTGCGGGTGGCCCAGGGCGCCACGCTGATCGCGCGGTACGCCTACGACGTGCTCGGGCGGCGCATCGCCAAGCGGGTCTACGCCGCCGCCACCGGCGGCACGGTGGGCTTCACCCGGTTCGTGTATCACGGCGGGCAGGTGGCCTTCGAGACCGACTCGGCCGGCAGCACGATCGGCACCCGGTATGTCTGGGGTCCGGGGACGGACAACCTGGTGGCGTTCCGGACCACCGCGGCCGCGACCGACCACTACTATGTGGCGACCGACAAGCTGGGCAGCGTCCACCAGATCATCAAGCGGGACGGCACCTGGGTCAGGACCTATGGCTACACGCCCTACGGGAGCGTCGCTGCCAATGCGGGGTCGGGGGTGACGCTGCGCTACCGCTGGACCGGCCGGGAGTGGGATGCGGAGACGGGCTGGTACTTCCACCGGGCGCGGTACTACGACCCGGGCCAGCGGCGCTTCGTGCAGGAGGACCCGGCCGGGGTGGCGGGGGGGTGA